The Breoghania sp. genome has a segment encoding these proteins:
- a CDS encoding FadR/GntR family transcriptional regulator — translation MKETREKPKLTLADRVYHSLYSRISNGEYPVNQKLPSENTLANEFGVSRPVLRMALEKLRTEGVIYSRQGAGNFVRAASSNPVGFARVETLADVQRCYEFRITIETAATRFAADRRGSASLAEIKDALDLMRVATGSQEHREDADFTFHLAITKAANNQYYEAAVRALREHIHVGMKLHGQSLMTDGAKALERVLEEHTNIYEAIRDQRAEDAEAHMRAHLEYSRDRLFGIGLLDLRMKD, via the coding sequence ATGAAAGAGACGCGCGAAAAGCCCAAACTGACACTGGCGGATCGTGTCTACCATTCGCTGTACAGCCGCATCAGCAATGGCGAATACCCGGTAAACCAGAAGCTGCCCTCGGAGAACACGCTGGCGAACGAGTTCGGCGTTTCCCGGCCGGTGCTGCGCATGGCGCTTGAGAAGCTGCGCACCGAAGGCGTGATCTATTCGCGTCAGGGCGCGGGCAATTTCGTGCGCGCGGCAAGTTCAAACCCGGTGGGTTTTGCCCGCGTGGAGACACTGGCCGACGTTCAACGCTGCTATGAATTCCGCATCACGATCGAGACCGCCGCAACCCGTTTCGCAGCCGACCGGCGCGGCAGCGCCTCGCTTGCGGAGATCAAGGATGCGCTGGATCTGATGCGCGTTGCCACCGGCAGCCAGGAACACCGCGAGGATGCGGATTTCACCTTCCACCTCGCCATCACCAAGGCCGCCAACAACCAGTATTACGAGGCCGCCGTGCGGGCCCTGCGCGAGCACATCCATGTGGGCATGAAGCTGCATGGCCAATCGCTAATGACCGATGGGGCAAAGGCGCTGGAGCGCGTTCTGGAAGAACACACCAACATCTATGAAGCCATCCGCGACCAGCGCGCCGAGGATGCGGAGGCGCATATGCGCGCGCATCTGGAATATTCGCGAGACCGCCTCTTCGGCATCGGCCTGCTTGACCTGCGCATGAAGGATTGA
- a CDS encoding PLP-dependent aminotransferase family protein — MTDLGIGRTEDRFFPFDAVRVAAQRVLNADNRHAFQYAPSEGLTEMRQELARYLTARTGRKVSAENLLMTNGASHALDLVLKKLVPAGSAVAVDDPTYFFALNILRDWDIDLRPIPVREDGLDLDRLEHEIRTRDVKMLYTIPIHHNPTGRMFSRENREGIVALAERHGVIVASDEVYQFVGDEVQESLFTGNEANILSIGSFAKTLASGVRTGWIHGPRPLIDRLAKCGVLISGGGVAPVMSLVLAQMLASGTQDEVLASLNAVYNARRRALCAVLERDLPQEVRFAAPTGGFFCWLEAPEDLDMPAVLAEAQRRGVSFRLGSDCSSAGNFANCIRLGFSYYEEARLEAAGAILCDVLKKALAAR, encoded by the coding sequence ATGACGGATCTGGGAATTGGTCGGACCGAGGACCGGTTCTTTCCTTTCGATGCCGTGCGGGTGGCGGCGCAGCGCGTCTTGAACGCGGACAATCGCCATGCCTTCCAGTACGCGCCGTCGGAAGGGTTGACGGAGATGCGTCAGGAGCTCGCCCGCTACCTCACCGCCCGAACGGGAAGGAAGGTGAGTGCTGAGAATCTTCTGATGACCAATGGTGCATCGCATGCGCTGGATCTCGTCCTGAAGAAGCTGGTGCCTGCGGGAAGCGCCGTCGCGGTGGATGATCCGACCTATTTCTTTGCGCTCAACATCCTGCGTGACTGGGATATCGACCTGAGGCCCATCCCGGTGCGCGAGGATGGTCTGGATCTCGACCGTCTGGAGCATGAGATCCGCACCCGCGATGTGAAGATGCTTTACACCATCCCGATCCATCACAACCCGACGGGCCGGATGTTCTCGCGGGAAAACCGCGAAGGCATCGTTGCCCTTGCCGAGCGCCATGGCGTGATCGTGGCCAGTGACGAGGTTTATCAGTTCGTCGGCGATGAGGTGCAGGAAAGCCTCTTCACGGGCAACGAAGCGAACATCCTTTCCATCGGCTCCTTCGCCAAGACGCTTGCCTCCGGCGTCCGCACGGGCTGGATACACGGGCCTAGGCCGCTCATCGACAGGCTGGCCAAGTGCGGGGTGCTGATCAGCGGAGGCGGCGTGGCGCCCGTCATGTCTCTGGTCCTGGCGCAGATGCTGGCCAGCGGGACGCAGGACGAGGTGCTGGCGAGCCTGAACGCTGTCTATAACGCCCGAAGACGCGCGCTTTGTGCGGTTCTGGAGCGCGATTTGCCTCAGGAGGTGCGCTTCGCCGCGCCCACAGGCGGGTTCTTCTGCTGGCTGGAAGCGCCCGAGGATCTCGACATGCCGGCCGTCCTTGCCGAGGCGCAGCGCCGGGGTGTTTCCTTCCGGCTCGGTTCGGATTGTTCAAGCGCTGGAAATTTCGCCAACTGCATCCGGCTGGGCTTCAGCTATTACGAGGAGGCGCGTCTGGAGGCGGCCGGGGCGATCTTGTGCGATGTGCTGAAAAAGGCGCTGGCGGCGCGGTAG
- a CDS encoding SpvB/TcaC N-terminal domain-containing protein gives MSTATVSGGREKTAQRGASSQGGSSAGTGGSTIELPELSLPNAGGSLGYGETFTPNGFTGTAELTFPLPMPEARGLKPSIALSYSSGAGNGVFGMGFTLTPSSFTRSTFTGPPAYDDTDTLIFDNDYLVPKYAQSGNAWQRVERRETLQGQTFLVRTYLRRVEGPNDVIELWSEEATGTSHWKVTDADGGVRIFGQSPRARVFDPSDPKRIFRWLLCEEIDLKGNRIVYTYKAEDSAGLPAGSPPASTAQRYLDRVWYGNPTPDAAVADFCHMVILDYGSRDLDPPTIDPVRAWSLRPDPSSSYRAGFEIRTNRRCQAVLIACNFPQTLAGSPLVTDVLSFDYCDEADRDAGLLGAVPSRMISLRHTGWRHNAAGTAQSKAMPKVRFDYTGISPDTAAFGPISSDNGRPLSGNLADGSLQMVDLYGDGLTGFLTSGGPDVIYWRPLGKGRYQPGQPPPEFPNARTLSPRRVVLNDVEGNGRSDLMVITPGMTGFFPNRLQQDWGPFQPLPAVPTVLLDPKARLLDLNGSGRTDVLCGDGSGWQVAMSKGADGYNAPHRVETPEALPFYSSDAEYLFAGFANIFGDGLAHIVHVWNGGVRVWPSLGNGTFAAPITLPGAPSGLKNASADQIQFADVTGNGCADLIIAHADGINIAFNEFGNGFSAPRRFALPDGFTRIDGISAGDILGLGLSGLVVDQNRPAPRQQFLSLASHAKPYMLCSYANGMGAETELAYRPASDFALADRAAGAPWVTALEQNPQVLVEVIVNDPISQSARTTVYQYRDAYYDPISRAFRGFAYVQSQDHPVLASRDWHFSSRSRSRRLIAAQVGASEAAPLQTRQWSHTGAFETADRIAEDLAGKAYHDGYPLPPPTLPGAIYAAGADAVRQAHVALVGRPYREEKRGLDGDGDALTTPYDASQSTYALDMLQPPLFGNYAVFRVNQSESLESTFEADPDAQPRLAHVLNVTTDRFGQPLQSLKVFYANRQKTGADPLLPGQDAAQIDLDCAAFINVIEGQYENTSGTTSAPVTGTTAGAGHLVGLAFERQMFQITGFVEPGALLSFSQAQSLASEAMQNVVPYGANPVAGTVQAIPQSWQQDLYVNAALDDALPLQQVAPVPLEHHQQVAVFPQSLVDRVFGTKVDDTLMETIAGYRKQDGYWWNWRDVARYLDADGFYLLSVTTDPFGHEVSVTYDETCLFQIKRTDQMGFTAHITWDVQSSQPARIVDVNDNTAEALFDPLGQVMVTCQYGEEGGKKVGDDPLADYTPLPVPTTTELLADPAKYLQNAGSYALENLQWDPATSMPPHTVMVRRRLFANPETGAPSPSATNAAYDVSIGYFDASQRALGTASLVSGTPPLALHPPQMPKLRMANAQEANWLVSDRVRFDSRGKVGIRYLPYLTDTPGFVLQPVQPHDTLKYDPLGREIGTLTAKGFLTRNVHAIWQTDQYDADDTVTQSPYYKANISNPTLPEPERAALEQAAVFEDTPLTSMLDVRGRTIASRSLLVDHSGAQPEPLTALRWLDPQERELATSNPRFFNAADPARPSYFDALSIYDMGGTAISRADADAGNVPLPPGATGTPRLTLTDALGNPVEVWTPRGYRISTRYDPGRRPLTQGVIGNGLSLTFARFVYGSAPSANTVNRVIESYDQASIQVIDRYSLSGDPFSHARQYVADWTQPADWTTPSTVALDPTVWTTTFTYDGDGNTIGALAPDGTRIAYALYPNGWLKAIALTLPGSTNVQMVAGPMLYAANGRVSKMPLGNGALVERGFEPTTLRLTSIHTTTAAQEVVQDLSYAYDPVGNVTSQMNALPVPGDASATSGDSAYVFDSLYRLMTATGRAAKGLGQNASHTPPALPASSIELERYEQRFTYDHATNLTAIAYAAAASSWQQDIAISLSSNHGVLRGMITGTGTPDDFYDAGGNLLSPTSDLTLDYDFFGNAAHTERVDGTKKTDTWGQFSNGRERLRKVAVAPDGTTVETLYLDDAIITRPIANGAPGPVSEISVQVMLNERLALQLRTPAGTGSTIAQYQLEDHLTSVAARLDQAGTLVDVQEYLPYGSDALWVSASGATSQTQAKRYRFAQKEVDLGSGLYRMGQRAYIPWMGRWTSPDPAGPADGPNLFAYVGGNPITKHDPDGLCGKTPNFWDSVKQKANFYANKTKYQAKEMNAWGVMLNAMLDTRFVALEMSHKLKLPLVTTMGDSTKSLLPTARSIGHFGLLGSLQMVTRYGGMAGIAYHSLAITQEGFKEKHVLGIVGNSLFTAEGYMLLKAMGAASTHTLHHSLHMAGRLGFAADSVKAVSYYRQGDYSTALMYGLLAGGNGLSLASTEQRMQIARFLFGNMGEQFYKANNFAGEFGWNAKGFSRTLAMTSARNWLGAGLVASVFVYQDYIKKRVIPNDLD, from the coding sequence ATGAGTACGGCGACGGTATCAGGAGGCAGAGAGAAGACCGCACAGCGCGGCGCATCCTCGCAAGGAGGCTCTTCTGCGGGAACCGGCGGCTCGACCATCGAACTGCCGGAACTCAGCCTGCCGAATGCCGGAGGCTCGCTCGGCTATGGCGAAACGTTCACCCCCAACGGCTTCACGGGGACCGCCGAACTCACCTTTCCGCTGCCCATGCCGGAGGCCCGTGGCCTCAAGCCGTCCATCGCGCTCAGCTATTCCAGCGGCGCAGGAAACGGCGTCTTCGGGATGGGCTTCACCCTGACCCCCTCGTCCTTCACGCGCTCCACCTTCACCGGCCCGCCTGCCTATGATGACACGGACACGCTGATCTTCGACAACGACTATCTTGTGCCGAAATACGCGCAATCGGGCAACGCGTGGCAGCGTGTTGAACGACGCGAGACGCTACAAGGCCAGACATTTCTGGTGCGCACCTACCTGCGCCGCGTCGAAGGCCCCAACGACGTTATTGAGCTTTGGAGCGAGGAGGCGACCGGGACAAGCCACTGGAAGGTCACCGACGCAGATGGCGGGGTGCGGATTTTCGGACAGTCCCCGCGAGCCCGCGTCTTCGATCCGAGCGATCCGAAGCGGATCTTCCGCTGGCTCCTGTGCGAGGAGATCGACCTCAAGGGCAATCGCATCGTCTACACCTACAAGGCGGAAGACAGTGCCGGGCTCCCGGCCGGATCGCCGCCCGCCTCCACCGCCCAGCGATATCTCGACCGCGTCTGGTACGGCAATCCGACGCCGGACGCCGCCGTGGCCGACTTCTGCCATATGGTCATCCTCGATTACGGGTCCCGCGATCTCGATCCCCCTACAATCGATCCCGTGCGCGCCTGGAGCCTCAGGCCCGATCCCTCTTCCAGCTATCGCGCCGGCTTCGAGATCCGCACAAACCGGCGCTGCCAAGCCGTTCTGATCGCTTGCAATTTCCCCCAGACCCTCGCCGGCTCGCCTCTGGTCACCGATGTCCTGTCCTTCGACTATTGCGACGAGGCCGACCGGGATGCCGGCCTGCTGGGGGCGGTCCCCTCCCGTATGATCTCCCTGCGCCACACAGGATGGCGGCACAACGCGGCGGGCACGGCGCAATCCAAGGCGATGCCGAAAGTCCGGTTCGACTACACGGGGATTTCGCCGGACACGGCCGCCTTCGGTCCGATCTCGAGCGACAACGGGCGGCCCCTGAGCGGCAATCTCGCCGACGGCTCGTTGCAGATGGTCGACCTTTACGGCGACGGACTGACGGGCTTCCTGACAAGCGGCGGGCCGGATGTCATCTATTGGCGCCCACTTGGCAAGGGGCGCTACCAGCCCGGGCAACCGCCGCCGGAATTCCCCAATGCCCGCACCCTTTCGCCCCGCCGCGTGGTGCTGAACGATGTGGAGGGCAACGGGCGGAGCGATCTCATGGTGATCACGCCCGGCATGACGGGCTTCTTTCCAAACCGCCTGCAGCAGGACTGGGGTCCGTTTCAGCCGCTGCCCGCGGTTCCCACTGTGCTTCTCGATCCCAAGGCCCGCCTTCTCGATCTCAACGGATCGGGCCGCACCGATGTGCTATGCGGCGACGGTAGCGGGTGGCAGGTCGCCATGTCCAAGGGCGCTGACGGCTACAACGCCCCCCACCGCGTGGAGACGCCCGAAGCCCTGCCCTTCTACAGCTCCGATGCGGAGTATCTTTTTGCGGGCTTTGCCAACATCTTCGGAGACGGGCTCGCCCATATCGTCCATGTGTGGAACGGCGGGGTGCGCGTCTGGCCGTCGCTGGGAAACGGCACCTTCGCCGCCCCAATCACGCTGCCGGGCGCACCTTCGGGTCTTAAAAACGCAAGCGCCGATCAGATCCAGTTCGCCGATGTCACGGGCAATGGGTGCGCGGATCTCATCATCGCGCATGCCGACGGCATCAACATCGCCTTCAACGAATTCGGCAACGGCTTTTCCGCCCCCCGCCGTTTTGCCCTGCCGGACGGGTTCACCCGGATCGATGGCATCAGCGCGGGCGACATTCTCGGTCTGGGACTGTCCGGACTGGTGGTGGATCAGAACCGCCCCGCCCCGCGCCAGCAGTTTCTGTCACTGGCATCGCACGCCAAGCCCTACATGCTGTGCAGCTACGCAAACGGAATGGGCGCAGAGACGGAGCTGGCCTATCGCCCGGCATCCGATTTCGCGCTTGCCGACCGCGCGGCCGGAGCCCCTTGGGTCACCGCGCTGGAACAAAATCCGCAGGTGCTGGTGGAAGTGATCGTGAACGATCCGATCTCGCAAAGCGCGCGCACCACCGTCTATCAATATCGAGATGCCTATTACGATCCGATCTCGCGCGCCTTTCGCGGGTTTGCCTATGTGCAGTCGCAGGACCATCCCGTCCTGGCCTCACGCGACTGGCATTTTTCCTCAAGATCGCGAAGCCGGAGGCTGATCGCCGCACAGGTTGGCGCCAGCGAGGCCGCTCCCTTGCAGACACGGCAATGGAGCCACACCGGGGCTTTCGAGACCGCGGATCGCATCGCCGAAGATCTCGCCGGCAAGGCCTATCACGATGGCTATCCGCTTCCCCCGCCCACACTGCCCGGCGCGATCTATGCCGCGGGAGCCGATGCCGTGCGACAGGCGCATGTGGCACTCGTCGGACGCCCCTACAGGGAGGAAAAGCGCGGGCTGGATGGCGATGGCGACGCCCTGACCACACCTTATGACGCGTCTCAGTCCACCTACGCGCTGGACATGCTGCAACCACCACTGTTCGGAAATTACGCCGTCTTCCGCGTGAACCAGTCGGAGAGCCTTGAAAGCACCTTCGAAGCCGATCCCGACGCGCAACCGCGCCTTGCCCACGTTCTGAACGTGACGACAGACCGCTTCGGTCAGCCCCTCCAATCGCTCAAGGTCTTTTATGCGAACCGGCAGAAGACCGGCGCCGATCCGCTGCTGCCCGGCCAGGACGCGGCCCAGATCGATCTCGACTGCGCCGCCTTCATCAATGTGATCGAGGGTCAGTACGAAAACACGTCAGGCACGACGAGCGCGCCGGTCACGGGCACGACAGCCGGGGCGGGTCACCTTGTGGGTCTCGCCTTTGAAAGGCAAATGTTCCAGATCACTGGCTTTGTCGAGCCGGGCGCGTTGCTGAGCTTTTCCCAGGCGCAAAGCCTCGCGAGCGAGGCCATGCAGAATGTCGTGCCCTACGGCGCCAATCCGGTCGCGGGCACAGTTCAGGCAATCCCCCAGTCATGGCAGCAGGATCTCTATGTGAATGCCGCCCTTGATGACGCCCTGCCGCTTCAACAGGTTGCACCGGTTCCGCTGGAGCACCATCAACAGGTCGCGGTTTTCCCGCAGAGCCTGGTCGACCGGGTCTTTGGCACCAAGGTCGACGACACGTTGATGGAGACAATCGCCGGCTACCGGAAGCAGGACGGCTACTGGTGGAACTGGCGCGATGTCGCGCGCTATCTCGATGCGGACGGCTTCTATCTTCTGAGCGTCACGACGGATCCCTTCGGCCACGAGGTTTCCGTCACCTATGATGAGACCTGCCTCTTCCAGATCAAGCGCACCGACCAGATGGGGTTCACCGCCCATATCACGTGGGACGTGCAATCTTCCCAGCCTGCGCGCATCGTCGATGTGAACGACAACACGGCGGAGGCGCTCTTTGACCCGCTGGGACAGGTGATGGTGACCTGCCAGTATGGTGAGGAGGGCGGGAAAAAGGTCGGCGACGACCCGCTTGCCGACTATACGCCCCTGCCTGTGCCCACAACCACGGAGCTTCTGGCGGATCCGGCGAAGTATCTCCAGAATGCCGGCAGTTACGCGCTGGAAAACCTGCAATGGGACCCGGCGACCTCCATGCCCCCGCACACGGTCATGGTGCGCCGAAGGCTTTTTGCCAACCCCGAAACCGGCGCCCCGTCCCCGAGCGCCACGAACGCCGCCTATGACGTATCCATCGGCTATTTCGACGCCTCGCAGCGCGCACTCGGCACGGCAAGCCTGGTGAGCGGCACACCGCCTCTGGCCCTTCATCCCCCCCAAATGCCGAAATTGCGCATGGCCAATGCGCAGGAGGCCAACTGGCTCGTCTCCGACCGGGTGCGTTTCGACAGCCGCGGCAAGGTCGGTATACGTTACCTGCCCTATCTCACCGACACGCCCGGCTTCGTGCTCCAGCCTGTGCAGCCGCACGACACCCTGAAATACGACCCCCTCGGCCGGGAGATCGGGACGCTCACCGCCAAGGGGTTCCTGACCCGCAACGTCCACGCCATATGGCAGACGGACCAATATGATGCGGACGATACGGTGACGCAGTCACCCTATTACAAGGCGAACATTTCAAACCCGACCCTTCCCGAACCCGAACGCGCCGCGCTGGAACAGGCGGCGGTTTTCGAAGACACGCCGCTGACAAGCATGCTCGATGTGCGCGGCCGCACGATTGCTAGCCGCAGCCTGCTGGTCGACCATTCCGGCGCCCAGCCTGAGCCACTCACCGCCCTGCGTTGGCTCGACCCGCAGGAGCGGGAACTCGCCACCTCCAATCCGCGCTTCTTCAACGCTGCGGATCCGGCGCGCCCCAGCTATTTCGACGCGCTCTCCATCTACGACATGGGCGGGACCGCGATCTCGCGCGCCGATGCGGATGCGGGCAACGTCCCCCTTCCGCCGGGAGCAACCGGAACCCCGCGATTGACGCTCACCGATGCGCTGGGCAATCCGGTGGAGGTTTGGACGCCACGCGGCTACCGGATTTCCACCCGCTACGATCCGGGCCGCCGCCCCCTGACGCAGGGCGTCATCGGCAACGGTCTTTCGCTGACCTTCGCCCGGTTCGTCTATGGCTCCGCCCCCTCCGCCAACACGGTCAACCGGGTGATCGAAAGCTATGATCAGGCGAGCATTCAGGTGATCGACAGGTACAGCCTGTCGGGCGATCCATTCAGCCATGCCCGCCAATATGTGGCCGACTGGACGCAGCCTGCCGACTGGACGACACCGTCAACCGTGGCGCTCGACCCGACGGTCTGGACCACCACCTTCACCTATGACGGCGACGGCAACACCATTGGCGCGCTCGCGCCCGACGGCACCCGGATCGCCTATGCGCTCTATCCCAATGGCTGGCTCAAGGCGATCGCGCTGACACTTCCCGGATCCACCAATGTCCAGATGGTGGCGGGCCCGATGCTCTATGCCGCCAACGGACGCGTCTCGAAAATGCCGCTTGGCAACGGCGCCCTGGTGGAACGCGGCTTTGAGCCGACCACCCTGCGCCTCACCTCCATTCACACCACGACAGCGGCGCAAGAGGTCGTGCAGGATCTCAGCTATGCCTATGATCCGGTCGGCAACGTCACGTCCCAGATGAACGCGCTGCCCGTGCCAGGCGACGCCTCGGCCACCTCCGGCGATTCAGCCTATGTCTTTGACTCGCTCTATCGCCTTATGACCGCGACAGGCCGCGCCGCGAAAGGGCTCGGCCAGAACGCATCCCACACGCCGCCCGCGCTGCCCGCATCGAGCATCGAACTGGAGCGCTACGAGCAACGCTTCACCTATGACCACGCCACCAACCTGACCGCGATCGCCTATGCCGCGGCCGCATCCAGCTGGCAGCAGGACATCGCCATCTCCCTCAGTTCCAATCACGGGGTGCTGCGCGGGATGATCACCGGCACCGGAACGCCGGACGATTTCTACGATGCAGGCGGAAACCTGCTGTCTCCGACAAGCGACTTGACCCTCGATTACGACTTCTTCGGCAACGCTGCCCATACGGAGCGGGTGGATGGCACGAAAAAGACCGACACCTGGGGGCAGTTTTCAAATGGGCGTGAGCGGTTGCGCAAGGTCGCCGTCGCGCCCGATGGGACAACGGTCGAAACGCTCTATCTGGATGACGCGATCATAACCCGCCCCATCGCCAACGGCGCACCGGGACCGGTCAGCGAGATCTCGGTGCAGGTCATGCTGAACGAACGTCTCGCCCTGCAGCTTCGCACCCCCGCAGGCACCGGCAGCACAATTGCCCAATACCAGCTCGAAGATCACCTCACCTCTGTCGCCGCCCGGCTCGACCAGGCGGGAACCCTGGTCGATGTGCAGGAATATCTGCCCTATGGATCCGACGCCCTTTGGGTGTCCGCGAGTGGGGCCACGAGCCAGACGCAGGCAAAGCGATACAGGTTCGCCCAGAAGGAAGTGGATCTCGGCTCCGGTCTCTACCGGATGGGCCAGCGCGCCTACATTCCGTGGATGGGGCGCTGGACCAGCCCGGACCCGGCTGGCCCGGCCGATGGGCCGAACCTGTTTGCCTATGTCGGCGGCAACCCGATCACCAAGCACGATCCGGATGGCCTGTGCGGCAAGACCCCCAATTTCTGGGATTCCGTGAAGCAGAAGGCCAACTTCTACGCCAACAAGACAAAATACCAGGCCAAGGAGATGAACGCCTGGGGCGTGATGCTGAACGCGATGCTCGACACCAGGTTCGTGGCCCTTGAGATGTCTCATAAGCTCAAGCTGCCGCTCGTGACCACGATGGGAGACAGCACCAAGTCGCTGCTGCCGACTGCGCGGTCGATCGGCCATTTCGGCCTGCTGGGATCATTGCAGATGGTAACCAGATACGGCGGCATGGCGGGCATCGCCTACCATTCGCTGGCAATCACGCAGGAAGGTTTCAAGGAAAAGCACGTTCTGGGGATTGTCGGCAACAGCCTGTTCACGGCGGAAGGCTACATGCTCTTGAAGGCAATGGGGGCCGCGAGCACCCACACCTTGCACCACAGCCTGCACATGGCGGGCCGCCTCGGTTTCGCAGCAGACTCCGTCAAGGCCGTCAGCTACTACCGGCAGGGCGATTATTCCACCGCCCTGATGTATGGCTTGCTGGCCGGTGGCAACGGGCTGAGCCTCGCCAGCACGGAGCAACGCATGCAAATCGCGCGTTTCCTCTTTGGCAACATGGGGGAGCAATTCTACAAGGCGAACAATTTCGCCGGCGAATTCGGCTGGAACGCCAAAGGGTTCTCGCGCACCCTTGCGATGACGAGCGCCCGCAACTGGCTTGGAGCGGGCTTGGTCGCCTCCGTTTTCGTCTATCAGGACTACATCAAGAAGCGCGTTATCCCGAACGATCTGGACTAG
- a CDS encoding four-carbon acid sugar kinase family protein, giving the protein MKLLIIADDLTGALDSSVAFARHGFRVLCALSPERLSDALAEAPDVISVSTNSRELAEKEAIRRLEDILSGAREDCAFRNAIIFKKVDSRLKGHVRAELAVLAGRSEGMLVCPAIPRLGRLVKNGAVCGAGVDTPIDIAKTTGCQPSAVPEATSDADIDAALKAALADDGQLPLLVGAAGLAQAVARRFAKTPIQPEIATLPAPALFAIGSRDPVTVAQMTDLDGLAAPNGHVPETAETGAEPEIIQMTAGHETIDSVAAGTAFAAGIASRLQRRPPRALLACGGETAAAIAHRIGCGLVEVDGEVLPGLPVSRMLDGMPGLTFITKSGGFGEADTLVKLVNKLVTSPAKAM; this is encoded by the coding sequence ATGAAACTTCTTATCATCGCAGACGACCTGACCGGCGCACTTGACAGTTCCGTTGCCTTTGCGCGGCACGGTTTCCGGGTGCTGTGCGCCTTGTCGCCGGAGCGGCTTTCAGATGCGCTCGCCGAGGCCCCCGATGTCATTTCCGTCTCGACGAACAGCCGGGAATTGGCTGAAAAAGAAGCCATTCGGCGTCTGGAAGACATCTTGTCAGGTGCGCGGGAGGATTGCGCATTCCGCAACGCGATCATTTTCAAGAAGGTCGACAGCCGCCTCAAGGGCCATGTGCGCGCCGAGCTTGCGGTTCTGGCAGGCCGGAGCGAAGGGATGCTTGTCTGCCCCGCCATTCCGCGCCTGGGCCGACTTGTAAAAAACGGCGCTGTTTGCGGAGCGGGCGTGGACACGCCCATCGATATTGCAAAGACGACGGGATGCCAGCCATCCGCCGTGCCGGAAGCAACCAGCGACGCCGATATCGATGCCGCGCTGAAAGCCGCGCTGGCCGATGACGGTCAGCTGCCGCTGCTGGTGGGAGCCGCCGGTCTGGCGCAAGCCGTTGCCCGCCGCTTTGCAAAAACCCCGATTCAGCCCGAGATCGCCACCCTGCCCGCTCCGGCCCTCTTCGCCATAGGCTCGCGCGATCCCGTGACCGTTGCGCAGATGACAGATCTGGATGGCCTGGCCGCGCCGAATGGCCATGTGCCGGAGACGGCAGAAACCGGCGCGGAGCCCGAAATCATCCAGATGACGGCAGGGCACGAGACCATTGACAGCGTGGCCGCAGGAACGGCATTCGCAGCCGGGATCGCTTCGCGCCTCCAGCGCCGTCCGCCACGGGCATTGCTTGCCTGCGGGGGCGAGACGGCGGCGGCGATTGCACATCGGATCGGCTGCGGACTTGTTGAGGTCGATGGCGAAGTCCTTCCCGGACTGCCGGTCTCGCGCATGCTCGATGGAATGCCCGGCCTGACCTTTATCACCAAGTCCGGCGGCTTCGGTGAAGCAGATACCCTTGTGAAACTTGTCAATAAACTTGTAACTTCACCCGCCAAAGCGATGTGA